In the genome of uncultured Celeribacter sp., the window CTCTCGATGAAACCGCGTATGCAGACCCGCGATCATCTCGTATTTCTCCATGACCGGATGCCCCGCCTCCGCGCGCAAAGTGCCCAACCATTTGCCAAACTCACATTTGTCGTTGCAGGAAATATCGTCAGACGTTTTCTCCAATTGTCCCTTGTCGATGCAGTCCGACAATTTGCGGCGCCACGCGGTATGCGCACAGATGGCATCCCTGATCTGCGTCTCGCGTTTGATTTCCTGAATGGTCATGTTGTCAACCTTCCTAAATCGAGCCATGTTCTGCCTAGCTTTCACATCTTTCCCTTAACATGGGATAAACTCACATGAATTTGGACACATCCGCCTCACCTGACATGACCGAACACCGGTTTCCCTGCTCCACCTGTGGCGCCGATATGCGGTTCGATCCGGCGAAGGGACTGCTGTCTTGTGATCATTGCGGGGCCACAGAAGCGCTGGACACAAGCAACGCGCGCGCACCGCGTGAGGTGGATTTTGAATCCGCCCTCACGGCACAAATCCCTCAGCAAGAGATGGAAGAAACGCGCGTCGCGACTTGTCCAAATTGCGGCGCGGAGGTGGAATTCGACGAAGACCTGCATGCCACTGAATGCCCGTTTTGTGCGACCCCCGTCGTCACCGACACGGGCGCACATCGTCATATCAAGCCCCACGGTCTTTTGCCCTTTGCGTTGACCGAAGAGGCCGCGCATGATGCCATGAGTGATTGGCTCGGAAGCCTGTGGTTTGCGCCCAATGGGTTGAAATCCTACGCCCGCAAAGGGCGTAAAATGTCGGGCGTCTACCTGCCCTATTGGACCTTCGATGCGCAGACCGCGACGCAGTATCGTGGCGAGCGCGGTGACGATTATTACACATCGCATACCGTCACCCGAAACGGCAAACGCCAGACCGTGCGCAAGCGCCACACCCGTTGGCGGGCCGCCGCCGGACGTGTCTCGC includes:
- a CDS encoding CZB domain-containing protein, which encodes MTIQEIKRETQIRDAICAHTAWRRKLSDCIDKGQLEKTSDDISCNDKCEFGKWLGTLRAEAGHPVMEKYEMIAGLHTRFHREAGKIAVEVEQGDKMAARTLYENPRFKRLTNSLILNLNDWREDFKYLT
- a CDS encoding primosomal protein N' (replication factor Y) - superfamily II helicase, whose product is MNLDTSASPDMTEHRFPCSTCGADMRFDPAKGLLSCDHCGATEALDTSNARAPREVDFESALTAQIPQQEMEETRVATCPNCGAEVEFDEDLHATECPFCATPVVTDTGAHRHIKPHGLLPFALTEEAAHDAMSDWLGSLWFAPNGLKSYARKGRKMSGVYLPYWTFDAQTATQYRGERGDDYYTSHTVTRNGKRQTVRKRHTRWRAAAGRVSRFFDDVLVLASGALPRQFSDGLEPWDLSELEPYIPDYLAGFRATAYSVPLDSGYKDARDYMDRVILRDVKFDIGGDRQRVHDMDTAVSAVTFKHILLPIWMAAYKYRGKTYRFVVNGRTGRVQGERPYSAWKIAFAVLAGAIVAAVFGYIIAMNQ